A section of the Lampris incognitus isolate fLamInc1 chromosome 8, fLamInc1.hap2, whole genome shotgun sequence genome encodes:
- the tmem248 gene encoding transmembrane protein 248 isoform X1 — protein sequence MVYLLNPIENLRGYINNRPPLVIFMVSVSAVAIAFLTIGYFFKIKEIKSPELTEDWNTFLLRFNELDLCVSENETLKHGLNDSTTPENMVVTSGQARPGTQAPLLLEDSGPINISVPITLTLDPQRPFGGYSRNITHLYATVLGHQVGLTGREGHEEMNITFSLPVSWNSDDCVLHGHCEQVVFTTCMTITAASNIFPVTVQPPHCVPETYTNATSWYKLFTTARDSDTKYSQDYNPFWCYKGAIGKVYHALNPKLTVIVPDDDRSLINLHLMHTSYFLFVMVITMFCYAVIKGRPGKVRQTNPDFCPEKVRWHCLMLKKRSKSHDRTEI from the exons ATG GTGTACCTCTTGAATCCTATAGAGAACCTGAGAGGCTACATCAACAACCGTCCACCACTGGTCATTTTTATGGTCAGTGTCAGTGCCGTGGCCATCGCCTTTCTGACCATTGGTTACTTCTTCAAGATTAAGGAGATTAAGTCCCCAGAATTGACAGAG gaCTGGAACACATTTCTGCTGCGCTTTAATGAACTGGACCTTTGTGTGTCAGAGAACGAAACACTTAAGCATGGCCTGAATGACTCCACCACACCAGAGAACATGGTGGTGACCAGTGGCCAGGCTCGTCCCGGCACGCAGGCTCCTCTCCTGTTGGAGGACTCTGGTCCCATCAATATCTCAGTTCCCATTACACTCACACTGGACCCACAGCGGCCATTTGGGGGCTATTCTCGCAACATCACCCACCTGTATGCCACAGTACTGGGGCACCAGGTTGGCCTAACTG GCCGGGAAGGTCATGAGGAAATGAACATCACTTTCTCCCTGCCTGTGTCCTGGAACTCTGACGACTGTGTACTGCATGGTCATTGTGAACAGGTGGTATTCACTACTTGCATGACCATCACAGCAGCCAGCAATATCTTCCCTGTCACAGT GCAGCCACCCCACTGCGTGCCTGAGACGTACACCAATGCCACCTCCTGGTACAAGCTGTTCACCACAGCTCGTGACTCAGATACCAAGTACAGTCAGGATTATAACCCCTTCTGGTGTTACAAAGGAGCCATTGGCAAGGTGTACCACGCACTCAACCCTAAACTTACTGTCATTGTTCCTGAT gATGACCGTTCTCTGATCAACCTGCACCTGATGCATACTAGCTACTTCCTGTTCGTCATGGTCATCACCATGTTCTGCTATGCAGTTATCAAGGGCCGGCCAGGAAAAGTACGGCAAACCAACCCTGACTTCTGCCCTGAAAAGGTAAG ATGGCATTGTCTGATGCTTAAGAAGAGATCGAAGAGTCATGACAGAACTGAGATATAA
- the tmem248 gene encoding transmembrane protein 248 isoform X2, giving the protein MVYLLNPIENLRGYINNRPPLVIFMVSVSAVAIAFLTIGYFFKIKEIKSPELTEDWNTFLLRFNELDLCVSENETLKHGLNDSTTPENMVVTSGQARPGTQAPLLLEDSGPINISVPITLTLDPQRPFGGYSRNITHLYATVLGHQVGLTGREGHEEMNITFSLPVSWNSDDCVLHGHCEQVVFTTCMTITAASNIFPVTVQPPHCVPETYTNATSWYKLFTTARDSDTKYSQDYNPFWCYKGAIGKVYHALNPKLTVIVPDDDRSLINLHLMHTSYFLFVMVITMFCYAVIKGRPGKVRQTNPDFCPEKMALSDA; this is encoded by the exons ATG GTGTACCTCTTGAATCCTATAGAGAACCTGAGAGGCTACATCAACAACCGTCCACCACTGGTCATTTTTATGGTCAGTGTCAGTGCCGTGGCCATCGCCTTTCTGACCATTGGTTACTTCTTCAAGATTAAGGAGATTAAGTCCCCAGAATTGACAGAG gaCTGGAACACATTTCTGCTGCGCTTTAATGAACTGGACCTTTGTGTGTCAGAGAACGAAACACTTAAGCATGGCCTGAATGACTCCACCACACCAGAGAACATGGTGGTGACCAGTGGCCAGGCTCGTCCCGGCACGCAGGCTCCTCTCCTGTTGGAGGACTCTGGTCCCATCAATATCTCAGTTCCCATTACACTCACACTGGACCCACAGCGGCCATTTGGGGGCTATTCTCGCAACATCACCCACCTGTATGCCACAGTACTGGGGCACCAGGTTGGCCTAACTG GCCGGGAAGGTCATGAGGAAATGAACATCACTTTCTCCCTGCCTGTGTCCTGGAACTCTGACGACTGTGTACTGCATGGTCATTGTGAACAGGTGGTATTCACTACTTGCATGACCATCACAGCAGCCAGCAATATCTTCCCTGTCACAGT GCAGCCACCCCACTGCGTGCCTGAGACGTACACCAATGCCACCTCCTGGTACAAGCTGTTCACCACAGCTCGTGACTCAGATACCAAGTACAGTCAGGATTATAACCCCTTCTGGTGTTACAAAGGAGCCATTGGCAAGGTGTACCACGCACTCAACCCTAAACTTACTGTCATTGTTCCTGAT gATGACCGTTCTCTGATCAACCTGCACCTGATGCATACTAGCTACTTCCTGTTCGTCATGGTCATCACCATGTTCTGCTATGCAGTTATCAAGGGCCGGCCAGGAAAAGTACGGCAAACCAACCCTGACTTCTGCCCTGAAAAG ATGGCATTGTCTGATGCTTAA